The window CACAGCACTACTAATTTTGTCCGTtccacttgcacagtttttgaaacatttttttttaaataggcaaatgaacttcaaaaattacggaatttgaatatgttgtaggaaagacataaataaaggtatttcatgcagaacacttttccaaaagaatctcataaaAAACGGTGTAGACCACGCATTGCAACATTACcaagtccgaacacatcagatcgcataattttaaaaacattttcgattaaatacccaaatgacatttaaaaattatgaaattcgactatgtgatatAAAACACCATAAGGTAAATACTTCATGAAGCATAGaagtcagattcgtcctaggaaattaaatataggcggttaaaacttctgttcctaataccgaaatttccagatctaaccatctccaaaaaACCACGACTTCACCTACCTAATCTTGtttgttttctctaaattttttatatgttctacCTTAAGAAGTaaactacaactttcattaagagatccAAATTCGAAGGAAACACAAATTCGAAGGAAACACAGCAAGACAAGGCGGGACTAGGCAGGCTCGACGGcgtctcctcttcctctcttcctctctttctctctacctccctttctctcttctttctttggatggtactctctctctcttctctctcttctggtcGAAATCCCCCTCCCCATTTTCCTTTTAGTTGAATTAAAACCCTTGCATGCTTTACTTCttgcatggagggacacttgGCTACAAAAGGGGCAATACTTGGCAGGCTTTTCTTGCCACCTGGCATTTTTGCCATACACATGATGGGCCTTCAtttggctgggcttgggccagccatTGGTCGACCACTTCATGGGCTCCTTGGGCCgagcctcttggcccactttaggccaacACTGTTGGACCTAAAGTCCAAGCTTAAAtggcccatttttttttttttgataatccaTCTTAATCCCACTTATACAAGGtaccaaattacaaatttaaatggccataatactttgtaacatagtttaataaaatccaacttataaaattcatggccaaaaacataatttcctcatcaaataaaatcattgGTCTCACATGGACATGGGACGCGTTtccaacaaaataattatccatttatataaataccagatcattcttattcacttgcccataaatcttgaaatcataaatcaataaacttctacttataaaacacatggccatgagttatttttgggatgccacagcaATAACGAATTTGCACTTGTCATTAGTGAATGTTTGGCTTATCTGTGCCTTAGACAATTTATGACAGGATGTGGAGAGACTTCTAGTTTCGAGTATGTCAGAGAGGCTACATTAAAGACATTGTCAACCACAGTCCTTTAATTACTAAATAGATATAAACAATTATGAGTCAAGTTGAACACTTCATAATGTGTGTGAGAACGTCGAAAGGAATAGTTATGTTGGTAGcctttctttatcattttactttgaaaaaaaaaaaaacaaaaagacaaataaataaTCTTGTATATTTAAGATGGTATGGATCGCATCAATGTTAATATGTACTAACAAAGTGCGAACAGATGAAATCAAGTCAACGacaaagttttaaaaaaaaaaaagtgcaatgatAAAATTCCATAAGCCTAAAACTCGGAATAGAAGGTCCAGGGATTTCGAACTTTTCCACTAGTCCATACAGCTCTAGGCTCCAACGGCTGTTTCTTACATGCCACGATAGTATTAAGCATGATCGCATGATGTCATGTGGACCTCCTCATGAAGCATTTGACTTCTCTCCCTTTGCTCCTTCTCAGCAAGAACTAAAGTCTCATGCTCCATTCTGGCTTCAAAATGATCCCTTTAGCCAGTTTTAAGATCTTCCAGCGCCCTTCTTATGTAATCATCCGTCTCCATCCTGACCCTCTGTAATTTTTCCTCCACGCTATGTTTGAgtttttcaaattcttctttttgtcgCTCTGCATCCATCCTTTCTTTCTCAATCTGAGTCCTTTTCTCATCAAGCTCATCCCACTCCTTCTCAAAAGCTTCCTTTAGCTGCTTCAAGTCCTCAGCTTCCTTCAAATGGAGCTCCTTTTGAAGCCTggacttctctttttcttccttcaattcAGATTGCAAACGCACAAATTCtaacctttcttcttccctcactTTCAGTCGATCCTGCTTCATGTCGATCTTCACCAGctgcttttcaatttttgctCTTTCCTTCTCAAGCAGCCCTAAATCTGCGCAACTGATCTTTCTCAAAAGCGAATTTCAACTTCTGAGTCTCCAATTTCTCTTTCTCAGACTTGAGATATCTCCCGTTCTATAAGATCTTTCAGAAGGTAATGCTCTTTCTCCTCGAGCTTTTAAGTTTTCTTCTCCAGTGGTTGTTCTCCTTTCACCAGTTTATCCTCTTTGTGCTTAATTTCAGCTTCTTTATTCCGCTCATATCTTTCTCTTATTAAGTACTCGTCAAATTTTTTCCTGTGATTTGATTAAGTAGTAGAACACCCTTGAAAATCGGACAAAAAACAGGACAGAGTCATGACGGGAACTTGGTTAACTAGAATGTGCCGAATCTTGTTTGGCTTGCTCAAATCGAAGAAAcaaattcaagaaagaaaatttctttgcgGTTTAACTGACCGAATTCTGTGAACTTCTCATTTTAACGTGTTTCATTAATAACCCATTAATTTTCCTATCATCTAGGCCTAGCATATTAATTAAGGACTAGATATATGAAAATTGTATTGTACATCAAGAACATCAATAACTATCTACCGAAGTTAATTCCAAGGCCTCACCTAGCGGCATGGGAATGCGGAAGCGGGTAATACCCGGCAGAACGACTGAGGTCCTGAATGGAAGCCCCGGAATTGTCAAGAAGTGGGAGCTCAAATCACCCCCGACGATCTTCCCAAcagaagccaaagaagaagaatcgtTATCTCCAGTTTTAATATTGACAGCTTGTGTCTTTGGTGATAAGTTAGCGAATAAAAGATGATGTCCTTGATGGCTCGCCCGCTATCCGCCACCCGCCCGCCGGCTATCCACCCGCTAGCTATCGCCGTCCACTAGCGCCTGGAAGGGAAAagttttgtatcgttatcaaacatatatttttgttcagaaactcatctaggaattgaaattttaaaaaggaaaataaaaattatttttgttccaaaaatcaattttttgtcaaaatgattatcatttgcTCCCTTATAAGATACATGCTTCCATTTTGATGCCTTTCTTGTATCTTCTTTATAAAGATAATGACGATTCACATCTAACTTATGCCTTAACCAGAGTTCTagtttgattttcaaacttttcttgcTCCATTAACATAGACATCCCACAACTAatggaaaaagtatcaaaaaagtcataaacctattgcattagtatcaattcatttctaaacattttcaatttgaccaatttggtCCTAAAACTTTTTGCATTGGTATTAATTCAGTCAATCTCGCCAATGTAGGTCGTAAATCATTGAAATAGACGCCAACCATCCTGTATGGCGCAATCAGCACTAATGtggatattttaaatttttattattatttaaaaaataattttctttttttttttttcttattctttttctttggactATGGCCAGTACCAACCATGACTGGTGACCGGCCacaggcaagggttgccctcaccaaatctagcaaagAGTCGACCTTCACTAGATAATGGAAGGGCTTGACGCTCGCCACCTAGGCTCCCTCGCCGAGTTTGGCGAGGGTCATgccctcacccatggccggtATGTACCacaatccaaagaaaaaaaattaggataaaaaaaaaagaaaaaggaaaaataagaaaagaggaacaaatttaaaaataaaatagaaatcaaaaaattatttaaaaatatcacgTCAACACCGGTCTTGCCACATAGGACGGTCGGCGTCCACATTAGCGATTTCCTGCCTAAGTTGGTACCAATTAGGATTAAAattgttcaattgaaaagtttaggttTGATATGGTAccaatacaatagatttaatacatttttttgcacttttcacACCTAACATATGCATTAACCAATGTTCCAGTTCCACTTTCAACCTTTTCTTGCTCCATTAACATAGACATCCCACGACCGACTGATGAGGCAGCTTTCATGTACTAATACAAGCCTATTTTCCATACCATCATGTCCCCTCTTACAAAGAAGCAAAGGTTTGGGCACCGCACAACGAGATCCCTTTTGATTCTCATCAGGATTATCGCGAAAACCTCGACAACCATCATCCAAACTCGAAATCTTTCTTACCTGGTTTTGGAACGCTAGAGgtttcttttctaattaaaacattttttatttttatttttttgtgcaaGAAACGTTTCTACATGCATAGCTCCCTCAGGCACGATATTACCTTCGCACTCTTTAGTTTTATGCCCATTACAAACACACTGGAAGCCTATGAAGTGCAGGCCTTCATACTTAATCCTGCATCTTCGACCACTAATGATGATCATGGGCGTAAGGGGTTAGAGAGAACAACTTGAACACATTTTCTCGCACGCTTCCTCTTTCAGCGGCTAAGTGTTGTGGCGTCCGCCTCCTAGGGAACGCCAACCTAATTGCCTAGCCTGATTAAAAATTCCTCATCGACATACTCCATCGATAGGTGGGGAACACGAACCCAAGCATCCACTCTGTTTATAGTAGCCACATCTGGATCAAAAATTGGGAATCCAAGAAAATCATCCAAGAATCATTTGCTCAAAACAAAGTCTGCAGAATCCTCTTCAATTTCCATCGGAATTTCAGGGCTATTACCCAAGTGGATTTCACGATATGAGGGACAAtgcctttattttatttttccaatcaagTTGATCTTCCTCTTGCTGTGAAAGATAAGGGGAACAGCGAGCGGGCGAGGGAAAATTGGCCATGGCAAGAGGCCAAGCATTGAGCTTTTATGCCCTAGCAGATCTTTCTAGTCCCTTCGCGAAGATTAACTATTCTCCTCATCAAGGTCGTTTTTGTGCTGAATGAgcctttcttcttcaatttttagaaaatctaTCTTGGACGCTAGCTCCCTATTGGACGCATTGGACCTTATATGGCCGAAATTCCCTTTGCATGcgtaaacattaaaaaaaaaaaaaaaaaaaaggtggggtgGGGgggaaagtgttaaaaaagttataaacatttactatttgtgccaatttagtcctaaacattttttttgtcaatttagtcttaaatatttttacgttgtgctaattttggccggattttgctgactgaaTGTCGGCTGGCTGGCATGGCCTCATTAACACCGACGTAaacaactttttaataatatttttaatttttttctttttctttttttccttctcatcctccttcctctagccagtCGCCAGACCTCGGCGaccaaaaggtttaagactaaattggcaccaaaaaaaagtttagaacttttttagcACTTCTCcctcaaacaaattaaaaatctaggaACAACAttgtaaattaaattaaagtttagagACTATATTAGACAAATAAGATATTCAGGAACACATTACACATTCAACTAAAATTTAGGGACTCTTCATGTCATTTCTAGTACATATATCCATAAGGACAATAAAATATTGCGAGAAAATTCTTGTAAGCAATTTatcctaatgattatattgGAGATAAAGGCTATATAAtatccattttatcaaaatatttatggtGCATGTCGTCATGACAGGCTACATATTAGATTCGATGATCGTGAAATGATTCAACCTTTTCTACACCGTTTTCCTATAAACATTCATCAACAAGCGCCGCTACTCGCGATAGCAGAGATACTGCAGTTATGAACTAGAATCGCCATCAttgtagataaaaaaaaaaccctcgaGTTCGCCATACAGTGGCAAACCAATCAGGCTTAACAATGATGAATCCAAGAGGTAACTACATTTTCAGAATGTCTGCAATTCAAAGAACATGACCATCTGTATATAATTCCGCATTGGTCAACAAAAGAAGATTAAACTTCCAAGCCAACGCTCCATCACGAGTTCAGCAGAGGCTGTGCGATACTCTTCATGTATGGAATTCAACGCAATGCCGGCGAGTGTTGCAGAAGAGACGTGCTTTAAATTTACGTACTCTACAGTGTGGCTGACAGATTGTTGCGGGCAGTTTTCATAACATCCAACTTCCATGTGTTTGAGAAGTACTCGTAGAAGTTTCTGTCAAAATTGAAAAGGTATCTACATAGAGCCCCAAATAAGAGATAAGAGGGTCAGCCCGAGATTTGTCGATCACAAACCTCAACTCCTGCGTTTCAAGCATAGGAAATTGCAGGAGCCTCTGGTATCCCACCGTGGTGCCGTTGATCACTTGTCTCCACTCTCCTCCGTCGTTCAGGGTCTCAAGATGGAACTCTATAACCCGCTGGCCCAATTGGATTGGCTCTTGCACTTGCAGAACATTGAACTTCACCTTCTCCTGAAACCTTAGATATAATGTCCAATCTGACCAATTCTCCTCAGGTGCCCAATAGCTGTAGATACCCTCTTTGAGGACATTCTCTGCGCTAAAATGGGAATTGTTCATCATCCCTCCTCGGGTACTGCTGGCACTGAGAAGAGCACCCTTGGCTAGATTTTCATCAAATATCGACCTCCGAAGCTCATTAAATTCTTGAAGCACTTGTACGTCTTCTTCGGATATGAGACCCGAGGAGTTTGGAGGTACATTTAGTAACAAGAGACAGTTTCTTCCAACGGATTTGTAATAGATGTCAAGAAGGGTTCTCGCAGACTTAGGAACTTGTGATGCATGCCAAAACCAACCGGGTCTGATGGAGACATCACACTCAGCTGGCACCCAGTCATGCCCGACGGGGTCTCCACTCCTCGAGTATCTGATTTATGTAATTAGCAATTCAGCAACAAGAAGTTAGAAATTTTCAATGGCTTTTGTAGAAGGAAAGCAATGAACGGCAAGAACGGCAGACCTAATTGGATGAAGACATCTCTCTCCTGTCCACAACAATCTAACCACCACTTAAGAAACAGAAATTAGGTGTCGAGGAACTATCTTCCATGATGTGAAGCCACTTGGTAAAGACAACCTCAAAATCatgcccgtttggttcaactttggggaaatgcaaatacctttgagataaAGAGATTTTCCGAAATGCTACACCGTTTAGTAAATTACAATCTCAAGTagctttgaaaaataattttagcaaAAACACCGTTTGGCAAAACTTGCATTTCTAATTAgcttttgctatttattttttttaaagtctgaaAATAAAATCCGGTGGCCGTGGCGTCGGACCCCAGATCTGGCGGCCTGAGGTCGCTGAGGCCAAATTTGGCTTTCGGACCACCAGATCTGGCCTCCCGACGACTAGATCTGGCCACCGgaccgccagatctggcctccCGATGGCCAGATCTGGCGGCTGAGGGCGTGACCTCAGGCGGCGTCGCCTGGTCGCACGACCCAGGCGGCGCCACCTGGGTCGCGGGTCGCGATGCCGCCTAGGTCGTGGTCGTGCCACCTGGGTGGTGGTCACGGGACGCGCAACCCCCACGCGGTGGTGGTGGTTCTTGGGAGAAGTCGAACTCGAGGCGGcggggaagaagatgagccgaatggagaagaagatgaacagtaatgACGATGAACAGTGATTTTTGCATTTCTGGAATGCCGAATGCCCAATGCCGCCCCTCTCTAGCTTTCAGCATTTAGCTTTCTGAATGCTCATATTTGGGCAAAAGGGCTTTCAAATATTTCGCCAAACACTCCAAATTTCcctcaaggggctttgggcccccaaagccccttgggaatgcccaaccaaacaccccCTAAAGACTCTAGCAATTTGTCTGAAAAGAAATGGCCTagctctttttctctctttaaatAGCTAGAAATGATCTTTTATCCAacaattgacaaattcaatcTACTCTTTGCTATACTATCTTAAACTGGTGAAATTGAGAAGGCATTTGAACAGACGAAATTCTCTCACATGAGCTAAAGATATCTTCTTTGAGGAAAGAACTGATTCACTGGTCATTTGACCTTCCTTCTTGCCTTCTAAAACGGATAATAGCAAGCATGCTGAATTAGTAACCTAAAATGGAAGCATCACTCTATTCCTTTTCTCTAAATAGTACCCCATCAAACTGAGATATAGAACAGAAGCTAGAAATGGAACTCACCGAGGATCAGTTCCACCAATCTTGGCGCTACTCCTATTGAATGTAGACCAGCAAGTCGACCCGGCTATGCCAGCCTCGTTTCCAATCCACCTGGTATCAGGACCAGCATCAGAAAAAATGACGGCCCTCGGTTGGAGCTGGCGGATTAGACTAAACCAACTCTCAAAGTAATAGTCCAtgtccttctctccctctcctttggCACCATCTAACCACACCTCCTTTATCTCCCCATATCTGCACAATTTCACAGCACGTCAACCTCAAAGCTTCTCTGGATGTAACAACGACCTCTCAATAATGAGATAATCAGACCAAAACAAGACTTTCCAGTAAAAAAATCTGCAAGCTAATCCAGCTTCAAGCACTTTCCCAAGAGTCAAGTGTCTTAACACAAATAAGCACAAAGCTACAAAATGTAAAGAACGCAATAACATTGCATTTACTAAGATTACAACATCAAGTGTATATAATTCTTTAGAAGGACTCAATTCTAAATTTGAATGTAATACTAATCTGAGAGGGGcattcaaatcaacaaaaaaacaatcGATTTACGAAAAGGACTATCCCCACTGGCAAATGAACAACCGGAACTAGACCAAAAAACTACCCAGAGCACAAATATGAGCAAATTCAGGCAAAACGAACGGTAATTTCAAGTTCTTTTCACCTGGTGAGCAGCTCGGTCATCTGTCCCATGAAGAATTCATTGTACTCCACCGTCCGTCCATACGACGGCTCGTGCCGATCCCACGGCGAGAGGTACAGCCCCAACCCGATGCCGGCGTCCCTCGCAGCGTTTGAGAGTTCCGCGACCACGTCGCCGCGGCCGCCTCGCCACGGGCTCGACTGCACGGAGTAGTCCGTGTACTCGCTCGGCCACAGGCAGAAGCCATCGTGGTGCTTGGCGGTGAGGATCACGCGCGAGAACCCGGCCTGCTTCGCGACGCCGACCCATTGGGCGGCGTCGAGGCGCGTGGGGTGGAAGACGGAGGGGTCCGCGCGGCCGTCGCCCCACTCGGAGTCGGTGAAGGTGTTGGGTCCGAAGTGCAGGAAGAGGGCCATGG of the Eucalyptus grandis isolate ANBG69807.140 chromosome 10, ASM1654582v1, whole genome shotgun sequence genome contains:
- the LOC104421220 gene encoding alpha-L-fucosidase 1 isoform X2 — its product is MTSSDCLVRSTDSPQKPPPLPVLPIPTSRQLEWQSDSMALFLHFGPNTFTDSEWGDGRADPSVFHPTRLDAAQWVGVAKQAGFSRVILTAKHHDGFCLWPSEYTDYSVQSSPWRGGRGDVVAELSNAARDAGIGLGLYLSPWDRHEPSYGRTVEYNEFFMGQMTELLTRYGEIKEVWLDGAKGEGEKDMDYYFESWFSLIRQLQPRAVIFSDAGPDTRWIGNEAGIAGSTCWSTFNRSSAKIGGTDPRYSRSGDPVGHDWVPAECDVSIRPGWFWHASQVPKSARTLLDIYYKSVGRNCLLLLNVPPNSSGLISEEDVQVLQEFNELRRSIFDENLAKGALLSASSTRGGMMNNSHFSAENVLKEGIYSYWAPEENWSDWTLYLRFQEKVKFNVLQVQEPIQLGQRVIEFHLETLNDGGEWRQVINGTTVGYQRLLQFPMLETQELRNFYEYFSNTWKLDVMKTARNNLSATL
- the LOC104421220 gene encoding alpha-L-fucosidase 1 isoform X1, which translates into the protein MTSSDCLVRSTDSPQKPPPLPVLPIPTSRQLEWQSDSMALFLHFGPNTFTDSEWGDGRADPSVFHPTRLDAAQWVGVAKQAGFSRVILTAKHHDGFCLWPSEYTDYSVQSSPWRGGRGDVVAELSNAARDAGIGLGLYLSPWDRHEPSYGRTVEYNEFFMGQMTELLTRYGEIKEVWLDGAKGEGEKDMDYYFESWFSLIRQLQPRAVIFSDAGPDTRWIGNEAGIAGSTCWSTFNRSSAKIGGTDPRYSRSGDPVGHDWVPAECDVSIRPGWFWHASQVPKSARTLLDIYYKSVGRNCLLLLNVPPNSSGLISEEDVQVLQEFNELRRSIFDENLAKGALLSASSTRGGMMNNSHFSAENVLKEGIYSYWAPEENWSDWTLYLRFQEKVKFNVLQVQEPIQLGQRVIEFHLETLNDGGEWRQVINGTTVGYQRLLQFPMLETQELRFVIDKSRADPLISYLGLYVDTFSILTETSTSTSQTHGSWML